One window of Nostoc sp. C052 genomic DNA carries:
- a CDS encoding hybrid sensor histidine kinase/response regulator: protein MSLTKTVKKDRILVVDDVFDNLLVLEAVLEDEDYEITLVEDSKIALAMVEESPPDIILLDVMMPELDGYEFTRRIRQNQALPFIPILLLTAHYQSSVVEGLDAGADDFIRKPFDPDELHARVRSLLRLKHSIDERDQMANLRADFVSRFTHDLRIPLVASNRVLKLLLEGRFCEVSPQLQEIIDTMIGSNQDLLEMVNTLLEVYRHEAGCKILKISPCNIQELVSEVSQELTPLAEEKGLVVNLDKDKTASTIMGDRVELRRVLTNIIGNAIKFTDKGSVDIHCHLTPVAVNIDIQDTGPGISKPDQAILFERFRQGKHQRSGSGLGLYLSRCIIEAHQGTIDVTSEPGKGSTFTIYLPVTSEH, encoded by the coding sequence ATGTCTTTAACTAAAACTGTCAAAAAAGATAGAATTCTCGTTGTCGATGATGTTTTTGACAATCTACTGGTCTTAGAAGCAGTCCTAGAAGATGAGGACTATGAAATTACCTTGGTGGAAGATAGCAAAATAGCTCTGGCTATGGTTGAGGAGTCACCACCAGACATAATTCTCTTAGATGTGATGATGCCGGAGCTTGATGGCTATGAATTTACTCGACGCATCCGACAGAATCAGGCGTTGCCATTTATCCCCATTCTGCTGCTCACGGCTCACTATCAGTCTAGTGTTGTGGAAGGACTCGATGCTGGTGCAGATGACTTTATTCGTAAACCATTCGATCCTGATGAACTACATGCACGAGTGCGATCGCTCCTGCGTCTCAAGCATAGTATCGACGAACGAGATCAGATGGCTAACCTCAGGGCAGATTTTGTCTCACGTTTTACTCACGATTTACGCATACCCCTAGTAGCTTCTAACCGCGTATTAAAATTATTGCTGGAAGGCAGGTTTTGCGAAGTTTCGCCACAATTGCAAGAAATAATTGATACCATGATTGGCAGCAATCAAGACCTGCTGGAAATGGTAAATACCTTGCTAGAAGTTTATCGTCATGAAGCAGGCTGTAAAATCTTAAAAATTTCTCCCTGCAATATTCAGGAATTAGTTAGTGAAGTTTCCCAAGAATTAACTCCCCTAGCTGAAGAAAAAGGGTTAGTTGTAAATCTTGATAAAGACAAAACTGCAAGCACCATCATGGGCGATCGCGTTGAACTGCGGCGAGTTTTGACAAATATCATCGGTAATGCCATCAAATTTACAGACAAAGGTTCTGTAGATATTCACTGTCATCTCACTCCTGTAGCTGTGAATATTGATATCCAAGATACAGGGCCAGGAATTTCTAAACCAGATCAAGCAATATTATTCGAGCGATTTCGTCAAGGGAAACACCAACGTTCGGGTAGTGGTTTGGGACTATATCTATCTCGCTGCATTATCGAAGCACATCAAGGCACTATCGATGTGACATCTGAACCAGGGAAGGGTAGTACATTCACTATATATCTACCTGTAACTAGCGAACACTAA
- a CDS encoding alpha-amylase family glycosyl hydrolase, which yields MVKTPPSQFSPEQYKVDSAQEKVDAIIETPPSETEIDLEFLYTRDIEFRQETIYFLVVDRFYDGDPDNSEGTNSELYDPTRKDWGKYWGGDLQGVIDKLDYLKNMGVTALWLTPLFEQVEELFISNAAMHGYWTKDFKRINPRYIADGENPSLNATQEEKNTTFDRLIAELHKRNMKLVLDIVCNHSSPDTSGSKGELFDDGVKIADFNNDVNHWYHHYGEVQNWEDDWQVQNCELAGLATFNENNTEYREYIKSAIKQWLDRGVDALRVDTVKHMPIWFWQEFTGEMTNHKPDVFIFGEWIYSNPSDDRSVEFANHSGMTLLDFGLCVAIRAALGQGSEMGFQTIQYIFDQDYRYNGATELITFIDNHDMSRFQSLNPDPAMLKVAIALIMTSRGIPCIYYGTEQYLHDDTDGGNDPYNRPMMENWDTDSEIYRCIRLLSGLRRLNPAVSMGSHWQKYLTPDVYCYVRRYRDSLCFVALNRGGEVTLPEVETELPDGEHTCVVTRNKYEVKDGKIYDLVLEERGVIVFSHVGERIKAQTIVRVQLNGVHTQPGEIIVVTGDCPELGNWDISKAYPLEYINSNTWSAEIPFDESAGKLIAYKYAMWREGQSPLRENLVNRRWVIAKEGTVKWRDTWASGRES from the coding sequence ATGGTAAAAACCCCTCCATCCCAGTTTTCACCAGAGCAATACAAAGTTGATTCTGCACAAGAAAAAGTAGACGCTATTATAGAAACCCCACCATCAGAAACTGAAATTGACCTAGAGTTTCTTTACACCAGAGATATTGAATTTCGTCAGGAAACTATTTACTTTCTTGTGGTCGATCGCTTTTATGATGGCGACCCAGATAACAGTGAAGGTACAAATTCAGAACTGTACGATCCAACTAGAAAAGATTGGGGTAAGTACTGGGGTGGGGACTTGCAAGGTGTCATTGATAAGTTAGACTATCTTAAAAACATGGGAGTTACTGCCCTTTGGCTAACTCCACTATTCGAGCAGGTAGAAGAGTTATTTATTAGTAATGCAGCGATGCATGGCTATTGGACAAAAGATTTTAAACGGATTAATCCTCGCTACATTGCTGATGGAGAAAATCCTTCTTTAAATGCTACTCAAGAAGAAAAAAATACGACCTTTGATCGGTTAATTGCAGAACTGCACAAGCGCAATATGAAGCTGGTGCTAGATATTGTCTGCAACCATAGCAGCCCTGATACCAGCGGTAGTAAGGGTGAATTATTTGATGATGGTGTAAAAATTGCTGACTTCAATAATGATGTCAATCATTGGTATCACCACTATGGCGAAGTGCAAAACTGGGAAGATGATTGGCAAGTTCAGAACTGTGAACTAGCTGGTTTAGCAACCTTCAATGAAAACAATACAGAATATCGGGAATATATTAAGTCAGCAATCAAACAATGGCTAGACCGGGGTGTGGATGCACTGCGGGTGGATACTGTCAAGCACATGCCGATTTGGTTTTGGCAAGAATTCACTGGCGAGATGACCAATCACAAACCAGATGTATTTATTTTTGGTGAATGGATTTATAGTAATCCCAGTGACGATCGCTCGGTGGAATTTGCCAATCACTCAGGTATGACACTTCTAGACTTTGGTTTGTGTGTGGCAATTCGAGCCGCATTGGGGCAAGGTTCAGAAATGGGATTCCAAACAATTCAATATATTTTTGATCAGGATTATCGCTATAACGGGGCAACAGAGTTAATTACCTTCATCGACAACCATGATATGTCCCGCTTTCAATCGCTGAACCCCGATCCAGCGATGTTGAAGGTTGCGATCGCCTTAATTATGACATCTCGCGGTATTCCCTGCATTTACTACGGTACAGAACAGTATCTCCATGACGACACCGATGGCGGTAACGATCCATACAACCGCCCAATGATGGAAAATTGGGATACTGATAGTGAAATTTATCGTTGCATCAGGCTGCTGTCTGGCTTACGGCGACTGAATCCAGCCGTGTCAATGGGTAGCCACTGGCAAAAATACTTAACACCAGATGTCTACTGTTATGTACGCCGCTATCGTGATTCTCTGTGTTTTGTCGCTTTAAACCGGGGCGGAGAAGTTACCCTCCCAGAAGTAGAAACAGAATTGCCTGATGGGGAACACACCTGCGTGGTGACTCGCAATAAGTATGAAGTGAAAGACGGCAAGATTTATGACTTGGTATTAGAAGAAAGGGGAGTGATTGTTTTTAGCCACGTTGGCGAACGGATTAAAGCACAGACAATTGTCCGCGTCCAACTCAATGGCGTGCATACCCAACCCGGTGAAATCATTGTGGTGACAGGAGATTGTCCAGAGTTGGGTAACTGGGATATCAGCAAGGCATATCCTTTAGAGTACATTAACTCAAATACCTGGTCGGCTGAGATTCCCTTTGATGAAAGTGCTGGTAAACTGATTGCTTATAAATATGCCATGTGGCGGGAAGGGCAATCACCTCTGCGCGAAAACCTGGTAAATCGCCGCTGGGTGATTGCGAAAGAAGGTACTGTCAAATGGCGTGATACCTGGGCATCAGGAAGAGAATCATAG
- a CDS encoding response regulator transcription factor produces MSEIKILLIEDHNLTRIGLRSALQTQPEFNIVGEAANAADGIKLLKSLKPDVATIDIGLPDMDGIDLTRTFRQYQSENEDYTTKLLILTMQNSEQAVLAAFAAGADSYCMKDIETEKLVEAVQTTHAGSSWIDPAIADLVLQQIRQDFPDGSKGASGKRVLIEGIDPDVEKSIVSYPLTHREMDVLELIVAGCDNAEIAKRLYLTVGTVKTHVRGILNKLCVADRTQAAVRALRAGLVP; encoded by the coding sequence ATGAGTGAAATCAAGATCCTTTTGATTGAAGATCACAACCTGACAAGAATCGGCTTAAGGTCTGCCTTACAAACTCAGCCAGAGTTCAACATTGTTGGTGAAGCAGCCAATGCAGCCGACGGCATTAAGCTCCTGAAAAGTCTCAAGCCGGATGTTGCAACTATTGACATTGGTTTGCCTGACATGGATGGTATTGATCTAACACGGACATTTAGGCAATATCAATCAGAGAACGAAGATTATACAACAAAGCTGCTAATTTTAACGATGCAGAATAGTGAACAGGCAGTTTTAGCCGCATTTGCAGCAGGTGCAGATTCTTATTGCATGAAGGATATCGAAACTGAGAAACTAGTAGAGGCCGTGCAAACAACTCATGCAGGTAGCTCATGGATCGATCCAGCGATCGCAGACCTTGTACTACAACAAATACGTCAAGATTTCCCCGACGGCAGCAAAGGAGCATCTGGAAAAAGAGTCTTGATTGAAGGCATTGACCCAGATGTTGAGAAAAGTATAGTCAGCTATCCTTTAACTCATCGGGAAATGGATGTTTTAGAGTTGATTGTCGCTGGGTGTGACAATGCAGAAATTGCCAAAAGACTCTATCTAACAGTCGGTACTGTCAAAACTCATGTTCGAGGTATTCTCAATAAACTCTGCGTTGCTGACCGGACACAAGCTGCTGTCCGTGCTTTGCGTGCTGGATTAGTACCTTGA
- a CDS encoding NAD(P)H-quinone oxidoreductase subunit 4, translating to MIADQFPWLTAIVLLPLVASLLIPVLPDKDGKRVRWYALGVGIADFALMCYAFWKHYDASSASFQLVENYAWVPQLGFNWAVSVDGLSAPLVLLAGFVTTLSIFSAWQVDHRPRLFYFLMLVLYSAQVGVFVAKDLLLFFIMWEVELIPVYLLVCIWGGQRRRYAATKFLLYTAAASIFILVAALAMGLYGGGNMTFDITALASKEYPLSLQLLLYAGLLIAFGVKLAVFPMHTWLPDAHGEASSPVSMILAGVLLKMGGYGLIRLNLELLPDAHIYFAPVLAILGVVNIIYGALNSFAQTNMKRRLAYSSISHMGFVLLGIASFTDLGINGAMLQMISHGLIASVLFFLAGVTYDRTHTMVMKDMGGIGQAMPKVFALFTIGTMASLALPGMSGFAGELSVFVGMTSSDVYSSTFCTVTVFLAAVGVILTPIYLLSMLKEVFYGKDAALLCDINNAGLENQEDDGTVCFGTDCLVPEDAVYEDARPREVFIAACFLLMIIGIGFYPKMAMQMYDVKTVAVNANLRQSYAIVSQTNPQIYANRFLAPQISEVEVAPVLGTLK from the coding sequence ATGATAGCGGATCAATTTCCCTGGCTTACCGCAATTGTCTTGCTGCCACTTGTTGCTTCCTTGCTCATCCCTGTACTGCCTGATAAAGATGGCAAGCGCGTGCGATGGTATGCCCTGGGTGTAGGTATTGCAGACTTTGCCTTGATGTGCTACGCCTTTTGGAAGCATTACGATGCCAGTAGTGCTAGTTTTCAACTCGTGGAAAATTATGCTTGGGTGCCTCAGTTAGGTTTTAACTGGGCGGTATCAGTGGATGGACTTTCAGCGCCACTTGTGCTTCTAGCAGGATTTGTCACCACACTCTCGATTTTTTCGGCATGGCAAGTCGATCATCGACCCCGCCTTTTCTATTTTTTGATGTTGGTACTGTATTCTGCACAGGTAGGGGTGTTCGTTGCCAAAGACCTGCTGCTATTTTTCATTATGTGGGAAGTAGAACTGATTCCCGTCTACCTACTAGTCTGCATTTGGGGTGGGCAAAGGCGTCGTTATGCAGCTACGAAATTTTTGTTGTATACCGCAGCAGCTTCTATATTTATTTTAGTGGCAGCCCTGGCAATGGGGTTATATGGCGGCGGTAATATGACATTTGACATCACCGCCCTCGCCAGCAAGGAATATCCCCTTAGTCTACAACTCCTACTTTATGCAGGATTGTTGATTGCATTTGGTGTCAAGCTTGCTGTTTTCCCCATGCATACCTGGTTGCCTGATGCCCACGGCGAAGCATCCTCTCCTGTATCGATGATTTTGGCTGGTGTGTTGCTGAAGATGGGCGGATATGGACTGATTCGCCTGAATCTTGAGTTACTTCCCGATGCACACATTTACTTTGCGCCCGTTCTAGCCATTCTCGGTGTTGTCAATATTATCTATGGTGCATTGAACTCTTTTGCTCAGACCAATATGAAGCGGCGTTTGGCTTATTCGTCGATTTCTCACATGGGGTTTGTACTGCTTGGAATTGCCTCCTTCACTGATTTGGGAATCAACGGCGCGATGTTACAGATGATTTCGCATGGCTTGATTGCATCAGTGCTGTTCTTCTTAGCAGGCGTTACTTACGATCGCACCCACACAATGGTAATGAAAGATATGGGCGGTATTGGTCAAGCCATGCCCAAAGTCTTTGCCTTGTTCACAATTGGAACGATGGCATCCCTAGCACTTCCCGGTATGAGTGGCTTTGCTGGCGAACTCTCGGTATTTGTTGGGATGACAAGCAGTGACGTTTACAGTTCGACTTTCTGCACCGTCACAGTTTTTCTAGCCGCCGTTGGAGTCATCCTCACACCAATCTATCTACTTTCTATGCTGAAAGAGGTGTTTTATGGTAAAGATGCAGCACTGCTATGCGATATTAATAATGCAGGCTTGGAAAATCAAGAAGATGACGGAACAGTTTGTTTTGGTACAGACTGCCTTGTACCAGAAGATGCAGTCTACGAGGATGCTAGACCCCGTGAGGTGTTTATCGCTGCCTGTTTTCTGCTGATGATTATTGGTATTGGTTTCTATCCCAAAATGGCGATGCAGATGTACGACGTGAAGACAGTTGCAGTGAATGCTAATCTTCGCCAGTCTTATGCCATAGTCTCGCAAACAAATCCCCAGATTTATGCTAATAGATTCTTGGCTCCGCAAATTTCAGAGGTTGAGGTAGCGCCTGTTTTGGGAACTTTGAAGTAA
- a CDS encoding APC family permease, protein MANSIVSTKRLGNQLIHWLLEEDRRREKEGPYRKEEPHRQHSWWQVMCLTGVDYFSTLGYQPGIAALAAGALSPIATLILVLLTLFGALPIYRRIAAESPHGEGSIAMLERLLPWWQGKLLVLCLLGFVATDFIITITLSAADATAHIIENPLTPIWFHSQTIAVTLILVALLGAVFLRGFREAIGIAVVLVAVYLLLNFIVVSVGLYQILAHPEAIANWQTALFANHSNPLILIGISLLIFPKLALGLSGFETGVTVMPLVKGSNNSTPQHPKGRIRNTRKLLTTAALIMSFFLLTTSFITTLLIPTAEFASGGKANGRALAYLAHLYLGNGFGTIYDLSTISILWFAGASAMAGLLNIVPRYLPRYGMAPNWARATRPLVLVYTAIAFVVTIIFRASVEAQGGAYATGVLVLITSAAFAVTLSAHRHRQKRAKLVFGIITLLFLYTTVVNIIERPEGIRIAGFFIGAIIFTSLVSRVWRSTELRAERIEVDELAAQFLAEESQGAIRLIANRLNTGDVLEYFMKEKEVREDNHIPPNDPILFLEVHVSDASEFADVIVVKGVQVGDYRILRAESAAVPNAIAALLLYIRDQTGKIPHAYFGWVEGNPIQYLLRFILFGEGDIAVVTREVLRRAEKNPQMRPGIHVGG, encoded by the coding sequence ATGGCTAATTCAATTGTTTCAACAAAACGGCTCGGCAACCAGTTAATCCACTGGTTGCTTGAAGAAGACCGACGACGAGAGAAGGAAGGGCCTTACCGCAAAGAAGAACCACATCGCCAGCATTCTTGGTGGCAGGTAATGTGCTTGACTGGTGTAGATTATTTCTCGACCCTTGGTTATCAACCTGGGATTGCAGCACTGGCGGCTGGCGCTCTTTCTCCTATAGCTACCCTAATTCTGGTTTTGCTGACGCTCTTTGGAGCATTGCCAATCTATCGGCGCATTGCTGCTGAAAGCCCTCATGGTGAAGGGTCGATCGCAATGTTAGAGCGTTTGCTCCCTTGGTGGCAAGGCAAATTACTTGTGCTGTGCTTACTTGGGTTCGTAGCAACTGACTTTATTATTACCATTACTTTGTCGGCTGCTGATGCTACTGCCCATATTATCGAAAATCCGCTGACACCAATTTGGTTTCACAGTCAGACGATCGCAGTTACTCTGATATTAGTTGCATTACTAGGTGCAGTTTTCTTAAGAGGTTTCCGAGAAGCCATTGGGATTGCAGTAGTTTTGGTGGCAGTTTATCTGCTGTTAAATTTCATTGTTGTTAGCGTCGGTCTGTATCAGATTCTAGCTCACCCAGAAGCGATCGCAAATTGGCAAACTGCACTTTTTGCAAACCATTCCAACCCTTTAATATTAATTGGTATCTCTCTGCTTATATTCCCCAAACTAGCACTGGGATTGTCAGGTTTTGAGACTGGTGTTACCGTTATGCCCTTGGTAAAAGGCAGCAATAACAGCACTCCGCAGCATCCCAAAGGGCGAATTCGGAATACACGCAAGCTGCTTACCACTGCTGCTCTGATTATGAGCTTCTTTTTGCTCACCACCAGCTTTATAACTACTTTACTGATTCCAACCGCAGAGTTTGCATCTGGAGGCAAAGCCAACGGACGGGCCCTTGCTTATTTAGCACATCTTTATTTAGGCAATGGCTTTGGCACTATTTACGATTTAAGTACTATTTCTATTTTGTGGTTTGCCGGTGCGTCTGCAATGGCAGGGCTGTTGAATATTGTGCCTCGCTACCTACCACGCTATGGTATGGCTCCTAATTGGGCACGAGCAACGCGACCTTTGGTGTTAGTCTACACAGCGATCGCTTTTGTTGTCACAATTATCTTTAGAGCAAGTGTAGAAGCCCAAGGTGGGGCTTACGCAACTGGTGTACTTGTGTTAATCACCTCAGCCGCCTTTGCCGTCACCCTATCAGCTCACCGTCATAGACAGAAGCGGGCCAAACTCGTTTTTGGAATCATTACACTGTTATTTTTATATACCACCGTTGTCAATATCATCGAAAGACCAGAAGGGATTAGAATCGCTGGGTTTTTCATTGGTGCGATCATTTTTACCTCCCTAGTTTCTCGTGTTTGGCGTTCAACGGAACTGCGAGCAGAACGAATCGAAGTTGACGAACTTGCTGCCCAATTCCTTGCTGAAGAGAGTCAGGGAGCAATACGGTTAATTGCAAACCGGTTGAATACAGGCGATGTCCTTGAGTATTTTATGAAAGAGAAAGAGGTGCGCGAGGACAACCATATTCCACCCAACGATCCAATTCTGTTTCTAGAGGTTCATGTATCAGATGCTTCGGAATTTGCGGATGTGATTGTAGTCAAAGGAGTGCAAGTTGGTGATTATCGCATTCTTCGGGCTGAAAGTGCAGCAGTACCAAATGCGATCGCAGCTTTACTACTCTATATTCGTGACCAAACAGGTAAGATTCCCCATGCTTACTTCGGTTGGGTTGAGGGAAATCCCATACAATACTTACTACGTTTTATCTTGTTTGGTGAAGGTGACATTGCTGTAGTTACCCGTGAAGTCCTCCGCCGCGCTGAAAAGAATCCCCAAATGCGACCTGGTATTCATGTTGGGGGTTGA
- a CDS encoding CsbD family protein, with protein sequence MSIEDKAKAFAKNVEGKVQEAIGEVTGDPKDKAEGKAKQAEAQVRNTAENIKDEVKKTLD encoded by the coding sequence ATGAGTATCGAAGATAAAGCAAAAGCTTTCGCTAAAAACGTCGAAGGAAAAGTACAAGAGGCAATTGGCGAAGTAACTGGCGATCCTAAAGACAAAGCTGAAGGTAAAGCTAAACAAGCTGAAGCTCAAGTTCGCAACACTGCTGAGAATATCAAAGATGAAGTTAAAAAGACTTTAGACTAG
- a CDS encoding PAS domain-containing protein, producing MPDAEKSQNQLANGKLLHRQVSKKTNYSLVASGEEGMLLQLADGTIQACNAAGDRILGLTTQQLVGQNLLDPKWQFIHEDGTPLLSETHPISVTKNTGKPCLNVVCGFYQPNGELVWLLFSSQPLFQAEGSNLYAIVATFSDITESKYAQFEQNGNCEPDTQPVDTDEFQTLWDSHCLFQQIAGTLPGILYIYDLIEQRNSYVNYEIAQSWGYTPVEIQAMGKYLSTQLLHPEDLARLPSYLEKFNSVHQGEVLSFEYRIRHANGEWRWFCSYDTLHSRNADGLPQYLLGIAFDITERRQIEISLRQSNERFELAAAAVNCLIYDWEIGRNTVERTQGLTQVFGYTQQETEPTFEWWQQRIHPDDQQRVNDQFIASMANGNRYRIEYRVRHQDGRYLWVQDQGFAVRDANGQLVRVVGATTDITEQQAALQERQQIETNLRESEERIRLATNAAELGMWFWNITTNEVIWTDKCRQLFGVSLEAEISFEIFLNCVHPEDRQCIHEAIARSLEEKVDCDIEYRILWSDGSIHWIAAKGRVFYDAEGKAVRMMGTTQDITQRKQVENDLRQRETQLRRLVDSNIIGIMFATPDRITEANEAFLEMVGYSREELLAGKIRRQNMTPPEYHALDQQGLEQLLKVGICTPFEKEYIRKDGSRIPILIGGALVERDPVSWICFILDLTPRKQLEKALRQQAEELKQANRNKDEFLAILSHELRSPLNPILGWSSLLKSRKFDEATTNRALETIERNAQLQIQLIDELLDVSRIIRGKLNLTFAPVNLVAVIDAALETVRLIAETKSIQIKVQIDPNVGKVLGDYNRLQQVVGNLLSNAVKFTPSRGSVEVSLSLSREFTSDSALIQVKDTGQGISPEFLPHVFEYFRQADSSTTRKFGGLGLGLAIVHHLVELHSGTATAASPGIGQGAVFTIKLPVMKESEGVGRAGEAREKFNSSVLSGLRILIVDDDVDTREFLHFLLQQNGALITAAASVNEAASIIAQAVPNLLISDLGMPEIDGYSLIKLLRAMPKEKGGEIPAIALTAYAGESDRDRVLAAGFQKHIAKPVQPTELLTSIADLLGQNHD from the coding sequence ATGCCAGACGCGGAAAAGTCCCAGAACCAGCTGGCTAATGGCAAGCTGCTGCATCGGCAAGTTAGTAAAAAAACCAATTATTCACTAGTCGCCAGTGGAGAAGAGGGAATGCTGCTTCAGTTGGCTGATGGCACTATCCAGGCTTGTAATGCCGCTGGCGATCGCATCTTGGGACTAACCACACAACAGCTTGTGGGACAAAATCTGCTCGATCCCAAGTGGCAATTTATTCATGAAGATGGCACTCCTTTACTCAGTGAAACTCACCCTATAAGTGTTACCAAAAATACAGGTAAACCTTGTTTAAATGTGGTGTGTGGCTTTTATCAGCCAAATGGTGAACTGGTTTGGCTATTGTTTTCCTCCCAACCTCTGTTTCAAGCAGAAGGAAGCAATCTCTATGCGATCGTCGCAACTTTTTCGGATATTACGGAATCTAAGTACGCCCAGTTTGAGCAGAACGGTAACTGTGAACCAGATACTCAACCAGTTGATACAGATGAATTTCAAACACTTTGGGATAGTCACTGTCTGTTTCAACAAATTGCTGGCACTCTTCCGGGAATACTCTACATTTATGACCTAATTGAGCAGCGAAATTCTTACGTCAATTATGAAATTGCTCAAAGCTGGGGCTATACACCAGTCGAAATCCAGGCAATGGGAAAGTATTTATCTACCCAGCTTCTACACCCTGAAGATTTGGCGCGACTCCCTAGCTATCTTGAAAAATTTAATTCTGTTCATCAAGGTGAAGTCCTTAGCTTTGAATACCGGATTCGACACGCCAATGGAGAATGGCGCTGGTTTTGTAGCTATGACACTTTGCACAGCAGAAATGCTGATGGATTGCCGCAATATCTTTTGGGGATCGCTTTTGATATTACAGAGCGACGACAGATAGAAATTTCTCTACGACAAAGTAATGAAAGGTTTGAGTTAGCAGCGGCGGCGGTTAATTGCCTAATCTATGACTGGGAGATTGGGAGAAATACTGTGGAAAGAACTCAGGGTCTAACACAGGTTTTTGGCTATACACAACAAGAAACTGAACCTACTTTCGAGTGGTGGCAACAACGTATCCACCCCGACGATCAACAAAGAGTTAATGACCAGTTCATCGCTAGTATGGCCAATGGAAACCGTTATCGCATTGAGTATCGAGTGCGTCACCAGGATGGCCGCTATTTGTGGGTGCAAGACCAGGGGTTTGCAGTCCGAGATGCAAATGGCCAGTTAGTTAGAGTAGTTGGTGCTACTACTGATATTACCGAACAGCAAGCGGCGCTACAAGAACGCCAGCAAATTGAAACAAATCTGCGTGAGAGTGAAGAACGGATTCGGTTGGCTACTAATGCTGCCGAACTGGGTATGTGGTTTTGGAATATCACCACCAACGAGGTAATTTGGACAGACAAATGTCGGCAGCTGTTTGGAGTGTCCTTAGAAGCCGAAATCAGCTTTGAGATTTTCCTCAACTGTGTACATCCAGAAGACCGCCAATGCATTCATGAAGCGATCGCCCGCTCTCTTGAAGAAAAGGTTGACTGTGACATAGAATACCGCATCCTTTGGTCTGATGGTAGTATTCATTGGATTGCTGCTAAAGGTCGCGTCTTTTATGATGCCGAGGGTAAGGCAGTACGGATGATGGGTACTACCCAGGATATTACCCAGCGCAAACAAGTAGAAAATGATTTGCGCCAGCGCGAAACTCAATTAAGGCGGTTAGTTGATTCCAATATTATTGGTATTATGTTCGCCACTCCCGATCGCATTACTGAGGCGAACGAGGCTTTTTTAGAAATGGTGGGTTATAGCCGAGAGGAACTATTAGCGGGTAAGATACGCAGACAAAACATGACCCCACCTGAATATCACGCTCTCGATCAGCAAGGACTAGAGCAACTTTTAAAGGTTGGGATATGTACTCCCTTTGAAAAAGAATACATTCGCAAGGATGGTTCCCGCATTCCCATACTAATCGGTGGTGCCTTGGTGGAGCGAGATCCCGTATCTTGGATCTGTTTTATTCTTGACCTAACACCCAGGAAGCAATTAGAAAAGGCACTCAGGCAACAAGCAGAGGAACTAAAACAGGCAAACCGGAATAAAGATGAGTTTCTCGCCATTCTCTCGCACGAATTGCGATCGCCCCTCAACCCCATTTTAGGGTGGTCATCACTACTCAAAAGCCGCAAATTTGATGAAGCTACTACTAATCGTGCTTTAGAAACCATCGAAAGAAATGCTCAATTGCAGATTCAATTAATTGATGAGTTGCTAGATGTATCTCGAATTATTCGCGGTAAGTTGAACCTGACTTTTGCCCCTGTGAACCTGGTAGCTGTAATTGATGCTGCATTGGAGACAGTCAGGTTAATCGCCGAAACCAAATCTATCCAGATTAAAGTACAGATTGACCCCAATGTTGGTAAAGTGTTAGGCGATTATAATCGCTTACAGCAAGTTGTGGGGAATTTACTCTCAAACGCAGTCAAGTTCACTCCCTCTCGTGGTTCAGTCGAAGTTAGCCTATCATTGAGTCGTGAATTTACTTCCGACTCAGCACTAATTCAAGTTAAAGACACAGGTCAAGGTATTTCCCCTGAATTCCTGCCCCATGTATTTGAATATTTTCGTCAAGCTGATAGCAGCACAACCAGGAAATTTGGGGGACTGGGATTGGGATTGGCCATAGTTCATCACTTAGTAGAGTTGCATAGTGGTACCGCAACAGCAGCTAGTCCAGGAATTGGACAGGGAGCAGTTTTTACTATTAAACTGCCCGTGATGAAGGAAAGTGAGGGAGTAGGGAGAGCAGGGGAAGCAAGGGAAAAATTTAACTCGTCAGTTCTCAGCGGACTACGAATATTGATTGTCGATGATGATGTTGACACACGAGAGTTTCTGCACTTCCTGCTACAACAGAATGGAGCATTGATAACTGCTGCGGCATCTGTAAATGAGGCGGCATCTATTATAGCACAGGCTGTGCCTAATTTATTAATTAGTGATTTAGGAATGCCAGAAATAGATGGCTACAGCCTGATTAAACTGCTCAGAGCCATGCCCAAAGAGAAGGGCGGGGAAATTCCGGCGATCGCTCTTACCGCCTATGCTGGAGAAAGCGATCGCGATCGAGTTTTAGCAGCTGGTTTTCAGAAACACATTGCCAAACCAGTACAACCAACTGAATTACTCACCTCAATTGCAGATTTACTAGGGCAAAATCATGACTAA